The Reichenbachiella carrageenanivorans region TAGAGTCCTGCTGAAATGCTTGCAACTTATATTTCAATGCGGAAATAGAATCGCCTAAACTCAAATAAACTTCTCCTTTTAGTAAGTAAATGTCAGGGTCATTTCCATTGATCATCACTGCTTTATTGATATAGTCTATGGCTAGCCCATTCCTGCCTAATGCAGCATATATGCTTGCTCTTTTTTTATAAAATTCTGTAGTGTTAGCACCATAGTCCTCTGCCATAGAATTGTAATGCAGGGCTTTGGCTAAATCTTTCTTGTCTAAATAAAAATCAGACACCAACTCCAGTAATTCTGCATTTTTCTGATATTGACTCAACCAGTCTAGTAATTCTTCTTCTGAAGTGTTCTTCCATTCTGCTTGCTCATGCACTTGCAGGTATTGTATCAGCTCATTGATGTCGAAAGAAGACAGTTGTTTGCCACTCACCTGTACCGACTCACTAGGAGGCGCTATTTTTGCATCCATTTGCTGTACGGGCACATTCCCAAATCGCTTTTCACACCCCTGACAAAGTAGAGTAATACAACAAGCGAATAGGAAACTACAACTTCTAAATAAGATACTTTTACAGTTCATACAAAATTGGAAATATTCAATAACGAACCTATTCAAACAAAATAAAGAATCAGGTATCAAAACATGCTAAATAATTATTTGACAAGTCAATGAACAAAAAAAGTACTTTTTCCATTCGTTTTTGTCATCTTTCAGTGTTAAAAATAAAGAGATAGGTAATCCTCTTAGTCTATATCACCAAAACACTTAAAAAGTGTATAATTCAAAATCAAAATTTGTTTATCTCGGCAAATCTTGGTAAAATTCAAGATTGATTTTTTATCAATTCAGAGGTTGGGTAGTTATAAGGAAAGGTTTGAAACTCATTTCAGTTATTGCTAATCGTCAAAATGTTATAGCATTTTGATTGCTTCGGTTAAATAGCAATTGTTTTCTTTGAATAGTCCAATTTATGTTTGTAAATTATTGAAATCTTGATTGTTCAAGTATCTTTACTTTTAGATTGAAAAATTAGAATTATAAGACTAACCAGTACTAGTCAGGTTTTCTGGTAATACATTTGATATAATGGATTTATTAAAGAGATATAAAAATATATACGATACTAACATCATCCTGATGTATAAAGGCGAAGTTACATTTGACTTAGTCACTTCTATTATAGAGACACTCGACGGAAGAATAACGGAATTAGAATCTGACCGAATGATTAAAAAGAAGTTTTATGGAGCAGCTACAGAATGTATTCAGAATCTATATCATCACATGGATGAAGTAGCAGACGAAACTCATCAAATCGATACCTATGATTCCAAATCAGGTCTTCTACTGGTAACTGCTCGAAAGAAGTTTTACAATATCATGACTGGAAACTTCATCCCCAACACAAAGATTACAACTATTAAATCTAAACTTGACAATATCAATGCTTTGGACAAAGATGGCTTAAAAAAGCTCTACAAAGAGATTCTATACAATGGTGAGTTTTCAGACAAAGGCACTGCAGGTTTAGGTTTTGTAGAAATAGCCCGAAAAACTGGCCAAAAACTATCGTATGAATTTCATCAGGTAAATGATGAGTACTCTTATTTTACTTTTCAGATAAGGGTTCCTAGAGAATTAGAAAAAAAACTGGCTGAGGCTTCATAAGCCATCTACCCAATGCACATAAACAACTCAAATATCAATTTAAATTCATTACATACATCAGACATGAGACTGGGAGTAAGTGAGGAGGCATATAGTAACGTTGAACTGAAATGAAAGAACTTTATCACGAAGAGCAAAAGATACTTTCGGAGTATGTAGGAAAAGTAAAAAAGAAAGATGTAAACCTTGAAGATGCAGTAGGAATCGCTATGCACTACAAAGATTTGCTAGATCAGAGTAAGGTAATCACTCGAATCAGTGATCGACTACAGAAAAAACTAGATCACGCCAACCAAAAAATCAAGGTTCAGAACAATGAAATCCAAAAGAAGAATGGAGAGTTAGAAATAACTATTGATCAGCTCGACAAAATGACTATGGGTAAAAAAGCCACCAGAATACTTTTTGGCGTTTTTGTAATTCTTTTCATTTCTGAGCAACTGTTTCTTGAACCCATCATTGATAGTTGGGCACAGGGCAATTTTATCGGCATCGGAGTCATGCTAATCATTGCATTAATGTTAAAATTCTTCGAATCTAAATTAGAAGATTACTTCACCAAGCAAAGCAAACGTGAAATATTATCTAATCAGTCAGGTACTACGCAGCAAAATAGTACTGAGGAAAAAAGTCAATTTTCTTTCTTAAAAAGTAAAGGAGCGGCTTAATTAATTAAAACAAAAGCATAAGAGCTATGAAAAAGGATAACCTGATACGATCGTATATTCTGACCTTGATACTTATTATATTAGGTCTATTTATTGGTCAATTTATAGTCCAAAATGCCATCAGAGTAAATCAAGATGATGCCATCTTGGTAAAGCTCGCACAGAAACAGGCCACACTAAGCGAAGAAATCTCCAAAAATGCAGCGCTTATCAATTTAGACAGAATTAAATCTAGTGAGACCAATTTCAACCTTGTAAAAAGAAGATTAAAACCAGCAGTAGAAGAATTCACTAAAATTCAAAAAGCACTCACAAAGGGAGACATTAACTATGGCCTGTCTGGAACAGAAAACTCTGAAAAAACAACCGCCATGCTCAACGACATGGACCTCTCCTATCGCGAAATCAGAGATGCAGGAAACGAAATCGTCAATGTGAGTTTCACAGACCCCGAAGAGGATAAAGCTTTGATTTTAAGTAGAGCACTTACCAACATCCTATCCCAAAAAACTTTTAGTGACAAAGCTTCTGATCTAGCAAGCCAGTATCAACTAGAGGCAAAAACCAACAAAGGTGGATTTTCGCAATTTGAGTACGTAATCACTGCTGCCATCATAGCTATATTACTACTCCAAGCCTCTTTCATCTTTCGACCTGCTGTAAACTTGGCTTATAAAAACTTTCTTACAGCAAATGAGGCCTTCGTAAAACTACAGAGATCAGAAGAAGAATTAAGAAGTAGTGCAGAAAAGCAGCTGGAAGTAAATGAAAAACTCATCCTCTCTCAGCGAGCTTTGGAGCAACGAAACAAAAAATTAAAACTCTCTGAGCAAGAGATTTTGAAGAGTTCTAGAAAACAAATAGAGGTCAACGAAAAACTGATTCGCGTACAAGAAGAACTTAGAAAAGCATACGATCGAGTAAAGTACTCAGAGGAGCGCATGAGAAATATTGCTGAAGAGCAGCTAGAGGCTACAGAACGACTAATGATAGCTGAGAATAAGCTCAAGCAAACACTTACTATCGAGCAAGACAGTAAAGCAGAGCTGGCTCAAACATTGGAAAACCTTAAAAGCACCCAATCTCAATTAGTACAATCAGAAAAAATGGCCTCTCTGGGTCAGTTGACAGCAGGTATTGCTCATGAGATCAACAACCCCATCAACTTCGTTTACAATGGTATCGATACACTCAAAGTATCTCTTGATGATTTGATCACCATTGTAGAAAAATATGATCAGCTCGAAGACAGCAAAGATTACAAAGCTGCTATCGCTGAAATTCATCAAATGAAAGAAGAGTATGCTTATGACGATCTTCTTAATGATTTGAAAGAATTGGTATCGGATATTAAAAAAGGAGCCGTACGAACCATAGAAATTGTGAAAGGTCTAAGGGTCTTCTCTAGATTGGATGAAGAAGAAATGAAGCCAGCCAATGTCAATGATGCATTGGATGCCACTCTTGTCCTGCTTAGAAACAAAACCAAAAACAAAATCAACATCAAGAAATTCTACGACGATTCTATCTTGGATATCAACTGCTACCCTGGACAGCTCAATCAGGTATTTATGAATATTCTAAACAATGGTATTCAAGCCATTCCAGATGAGCGTAAGGATGGTGAAGTTCAGATTTATACAGAAAACCAAGACCAGCACGTCATGATCAAAATAAAGGATAATGGTGCAGGAATGTCTGAACAAGTCAAACGAAGAATCTTCGAACCTTTCTTTACAACTAAACCCGTAGGCATTGGTACTGGACTAGGCATGTCTATTACCTTTGGTATCATAGAAAAACATGGTGGAAACATCTATTGTAATAGTGAAGAAGGAAAAGGAACAGAGTTTTCTATTTTGATCCCAAAACACATGGACAAATCTTCGGAAGAAGAAAAGGTATCCGAGTCTCAAAAAGCATAATATATTTAGAAGTAAACTAGCAAATGGAAGAAGTTCAAAATCCAGTAGAAGATACAGCAGTCAAAAATAAAAAGAAGTACACCATTCTTTATGTTGATGATGAAGAAAGCAACCTTCGTATTTTCCGAATGGCTTTCAAAAGAGAGTACAACGTACTCACCGCTCCCGGAGGAAACGAAGCTATAGAAATGCTACGCGAGCATGACATACAGTGCTTGATCACGGATCAAAAAATGCCTGAAATGACAGGAACTGAATTGCTTGAAAAAGTGCTTCCTGAGTTTCCTGATGTGATTCGAATGATACTTACGGGTTTTGCTGATATTGAAGCTATTGTGAAAGCTGTAAACAAATGCGGCATTTACAAATACATTACTAAACCATGGGATAAAGGTGAAATGAAACTCACCATAGACAAAGCATTGGAGGCTTACGAATTGAAAAGTGATAAAGTAAAACTTATCCGTCAGCTAGAAAAAGCCAACAGTGGGTTGGAGGAAAAAGTAGAGCTACGTACCAAAGAACTAGCAGAAGTAAATAAACGCTTGATGGATAGTATCAAATACGCGATGACTATTCAGAATGCAATGCTAATGTCTCCTGAAACAATCAAAGAAGGCTTTACAGACTTCTTCATCCTGTTCCAACCACTAGATGTAGTAAGTGGTGATTTCTATTGGTATGCTGATTTTGAATCTGACGATGTCAATTACAAATTCATTGCATCAGTAGATTGTACTGGACACGGTGTAGCTGGAGCGCTAATGAGTATGATTGGTGAATCTCTACTCAACCAAATCGTTTACGAGCATGAAATTACTGATGCAGGTGAAATCCTAGACAATCTCAATATAGGCATTCAGGACATACTCAATCAATCTGAGAACAACATGCATCACGGCATGGATGCTAGCATCATGATCATTGACGAAGACAATCAGGAGGTGTATTTTGCTGGCGCACAACAAAATCTACTTTATTCAGATAAAGGCAAAATAAAAACCGTAAAAGGAGATCGGATTTCTCTAGGTGGCTATTTGGATCAAGAAAGAAACTACACAACCCACAAGGTATCTTATACCAAAGGGGAAACTTCTTTCTTTATGTTCTCAGATGGCTTCCAAGATCAGTTTGGCGGGCCAGATAACAAGAAATTTACAGTAGCTCGATTAACAGAAAGTATCGAAGCGGGATTAGACAAACCTATGGACAAGCAAAGAGATCTGCTCCATAAGGTATTGACCGAATGGAAAGGTGAAGAAAAACAAACCGATGACATTTTGGTAATGGGAATTAAGATATAATTTGACAATATTTGCAACATTAAAAGCGGCTCCGTATGAAGATTAAGGTATTAACATTGAAGAACTGGTGCAACAAGAGCATAACGCCTTTAGCATGGCAAAGAATTATCATCAAGATACTGCCTGAGATGCGGGACAGAGGATTTGAGCTTAACACCTTGGAAGAACCAGGTCCAGACCTAACCTTCGGTGAGGAAGAATTCCAGCTCTTTACCAATTCATTGGATACGGTATACAAAATCACATTCCCTAAAGAGGTCTTAGAAAAAATCTCATAAGTAGTGAAGAAATTAATTTCACCCACAGTATTCAAGCTTCAATTCTGAAGCTTTTTTTATGAATTAGAATCCCCTGTTTACTTGAATATAAAAACCCTCGCTTATATATTATCAGCATGGATAATAATAAGCACTTTGATGACCAGCTGCGTCAGCAGTCATAGCGCAACCAAAATAGCTGTTGTACAACCTAAAAAGAGAATATTTGCATACAAACCACACAAGCACAAGCATAGAAAGCGCACCAAAACAGTAAGATTCCGAGTACACTAAATAATATCTTTGCTATCTATCTCAAGTAAGAGTTTGTCTGAGCTATTGAGTCGAGCAATTATACCTTCAGTCTTGGGCAACTCATACTCATAATAATACCGCATAGTATGTATCTTACTATTGTAAAACTCATCTCCCCTGTTTTCATTTATCGCAATCTGACATGGAATAGCCTGTAGCAACCACTGCCAGCCAATAGCTACAATACCGAAGAGCTCCAGATATAGCGTAGCATCCATCAGGAAGACTTCTTTTTTCTCTTTCATAGCAATGGTCGAAAGTCGCATCGTAATGTTCTGAAGCCTAAATAAAGCATCGTTTAGCTTCTCACCATATTTGGACAATTCAATGACTTCCAGTTTCACTTTTTTAATGGACTTGGATACTTCTTCCGTGAAAGCACGAAAAGCAATCCCCCCTCCCATAACTATCTTCCTCCCTAACAGATCCACACCATGAATTCCAGTAGTTCCTTCATGTATCGTATGAATACGCATCTCTCTAAAATACTGCTCTAATGGGAAATCTTTACAGTAGCCAGCCCCCCCTAATATCTGTATAGCAGCAGAAGTAGACAATATACCCATTTCACTCGGGTAACTCTTAGCCACTGGCGTAAGCAAGTCTAAGGTCAGTCTATAAATTTCTTTAATTTCTTCCTTACCTCCTTTAGCCATATCTGCGTAATGCGCACATTGTAGTAATAAGGAAAGAGAGCCTTCTACTATAGCTTTTTGAAAGAAAAGCATTCTTCTCACGTCTGCATGGTCTATGATATTGATCTGAGCAGAAGTTGGGTCCTTCTCATCAGGTTTGCGGCCTTGTGGTCTTTCTTTTGCATAATTGAGCGAAGCATAATAAGCTGCAGACCCTATGGATGCTGCACTCAAGCCTACGCCTATCCTTGCTTCATTCATCATTTGAAACATGTACGAGAGTCCTTCATTCGGTTTGCCTAATAAATAGCCGAAACATCTTTTCTTCTCTCCAAAACTCAAATGGACAATAGGTGCCGCTTTGTATCCCATTTTGTGATACAAGCCTGTCGTTGTGACGTCGTTCATCACCACTTGATCACCTTCTTTAAACCTCTTCTGTGGCACCACAAACAGCGACAAGCCCTTTGTTCCTTCTGGTGCTCCTTTTATTCTCGCCAACATTAGGTGAACCACATTACCTACAGCATCATGATCTCCAGCAGAGATAAATATTTTTTGCCCCACGATACTGTAAACCGTTCCTTCATCATCTAGCGGTTCCGCAGAAGTAGTTACATCAGACAGTGAGCTTCCTGCATCTGGTTCAGTCATGGCCATGGTACCTTGCCAAGCTCCGCTGTATAATTTGGAAACGTATGTTTCTTTTAATTCTTCAGAACCGTACTCTTCGATCAAACGAGCAGCACCAGCTGTCAAGAATGGGTATACACTTGCAGAATAATTGGCAGCACCAAAAATAAACTGAGCACATGATGAAACAGTAATAGGTAGCTGCTGTCCTCCCGTTGCTTCACTGGCATTAGCTGAGATCCAGCCACCATCTCCAAATTTCTTAAGTAGTTTTCTAATTTGCCCATGAACTTTAACCTTGCCTCCTTCAAACTGAGGTTCCATTCTATCCATTTCTTCATTGTAGGGACGCAACTCTTTATCAGCCAGATCACCTGCAGCATCCAGTATCATCTTCACCCCGTCTAGGTCATGATTTTTATAGATATCAAGCTTCATTAATGTCTCAATATCAAAGACCTCTTTGAGCAAGAAATCAAGGTTTCGTCGGGAATAGTATTCAGGCATGGTATTTTTGGAATTTTATTTTCTCTACAATAGAGATTGAAGATAAATCAATGGTTGATGATATTCAAATTTATCCTTCAACAAAAGCATTAAAAAATTCGAAATCCATTGATACATAAGCCCTTATCTTACATCAAAAATACAAGCTCATATGCGATGAAAAAATATTTAAAAATATTCCTAGACAGTTGTTGCATAATAGAATAATAGCTTCTACTTTTGCATCGCAATTGAGGGAAACAAACCCCGAAAGAGCAGCCAGGAGCGGTAGTTCAGCTGGTTAGAATGCCTGCCTGTCACGCAGGAGGTCGCGGGTTCGAATCCCGTCCGTTCCGCTGGTTATCAAGCACTTACATTAATTTGTAAGTGCTTTTTTTATACCCATAATCAAATCCTTGATCCATCAGGATCAAGCCGTATTTCTGGAGGATTAGAAATTTCACGCATAAATTTTAGAGAGTCGGAATAAGAAAAATTCCACATTTGTGACACCACGGAATTGACTTCTAAAGGCTTTGATCTTGGCCTTCAAAAATTTTCTAAAAGCCGTCCAGATAAACTCTAAAAGAAAAAAAGGTTAGTACATTTAGCACTAACCTTTACATTCTTTCGATCGTTCGACGTTTACATTACAGATCGTTCCAGTAAAAAGTATAAGAGTAAGCAACTCTCTTATCTTCATCCCCTTCACCATTATCATACTGATAATCCATCACCTCATCACCGTCAATAATTTCATAGCTGACACCCCACGGATTACCTCCAGTACAGTCTGGGCAGTTGGTATTAACCACTTCTATTGTTATATCCTCATCACCAGTAACTACATACTTAGTAATATCTACTTCAATTTTTACCCCTCCTAGATAACCTACTTCTTCACTTTCATACACCAATTTATCATCGATTATAATCTTTGCTTTATCATCGATTTCATAGAAAAAAATGGTCTTTTTAGACTGACCCAGCGAGCTAAATCCTACAAGGACAAAGACTGAAAAGATTATAAACTTCAATGTATATTTCATATGTTCTGTTTTTTTTCGAACCCGTATTTCAAATATCATTCCAATTTCGATAGGAGTTAATTACTTATGCTAGAATTCTTAATCAAGTAATGAATTTGCAAGCCAAAATGAAAATTATGGACTTCGACATCATCTTGATAATACCAATTTTTCCTGTAGTTCCACATGATTTGTGGCCTGACACTGAATCTGTTAAAATAGCGTACATAATCGATACCCGCACTTACTTCAAAATCAGCAGGATATGGAGGTTCAGGCTGCTGGCTATACGCATTCACAAAATAATCATCATTAAACCTTATTCTTGAATAAATCACCCCAAGTTTCCCTTTAGGGTTATACCAATCAATTTTTAATATACTTCCATTAGAACCCGTACCAATTCCTGCACCCATTATTTGCCCCTGATTAGTATATCCATTAGGCACGACGCTATGTACATAGTATGGGGGATTAACATTACTAGGTAGTATCTGATTTTGATTCGCACTTAGGGTGGTAAATTCGTACCCAAATTTCAATACATTCTTATCATCCAAATCAAATAACTTCATCACACCCCAATTGAGTGCCCTACCCCTATCAAACTCCTCAAACCAGCCTGTTAAATTCGAGTGAAAATCATTTTTAGCATACTCTATATAACATTCGAAACCAACTTCTGGAAAACGATACTTAATTGAAACAGAAATCATTTGATCATACTCATCGTTTTTCAGGCTATCCTTAAACGTATTATGAGAGAATACTGCAAAAATATCCCTAGCAGCCAAATCCCCATCTGCCCATCTGGTATAAAGCAACCTGTTTAGTCCCAAACTTAACCCTGGCGCAAAAGATGGCTCATAACCTAAAGAAATCCCTGTCACATATTTTCGATCATTTTCAGGGTTATCGTCAAAATAATCCGACTCATATGCTGCCCCCCAATACCATTTACCTTCAACCTTACCAATTTTAGTATCTATTGGTATGGCAGTCCCTATATCAATATGTGGAATCCCTGCTGCATTATTACTCATCAAAATCGGGTTCCAAATAGAAGGACCCCACTTAAAATTCTCGGTAGAAACTCCTAAAGTCATTTTTTTATATACTAGTCTCACCTCTGATTGTCCAAAATTGAACTGAGAATAA contains the following coding sequences:
- a CDS encoding sensor histidine kinase, which translates into the protein MKKDNLIRSYILTLILIILGLFIGQFIVQNAIRVNQDDAILVKLAQKQATLSEEISKNAALINLDRIKSSETNFNLVKRRLKPAVEEFTKIQKALTKGDINYGLSGTENSEKTTAMLNDMDLSYREIRDAGNEIVNVSFTDPEEDKALILSRALTNILSQKTFSDKASDLASQYQLEAKTNKGGFSQFEYVITAAIIAILLLQASFIFRPAVNLAYKNFLTANEAFVKLQRSEEELRSSAEKQLEVNEKLILSQRALEQRNKKLKLSEQEILKSSRKQIEVNEKLIRVQEELRKAYDRVKYSEERMRNIAEEQLEATERLMIAENKLKQTLTIEQDSKAELAQTLENLKSTQSQLVQSEKMASLGQLTAGIAHEINNPINFVYNGIDTLKVSLDDLITIVEKYDQLEDSKDYKAAIAEIHQMKEEYAYDDLLNDLKELVSDIKKGAVRTIEIVKGLRVFSRLDEEEMKPANVNDALDATLVLLRNKTKNKINIKKFYDDSILDINCYPGQLNQVFMNILNNGIQAIPDERKDGEVQIYTENQDQHVMIKIKDNGAGMSEQVKRRIFEPFFTTKPVGIGTGLGMSITFGIIEKHGGNIYCNSEEGKGTEFSILIPKHMDKSSEEEKVSESQKA
- a CDS encoding capsule assembly Wzi family protein, translating into MNIRLFVFLNIIFLVSSRVSGQVIYPSDHTRDYYEILVLKNPEISHPISIHPSIISQYQVDSTLSWNIWGDNFKLGVKSSEKKSFVWVDPYVNYNANTITPRGYNDGAIWSGKGSNMALTGGFQGKLGILHFSFVPIVTWSQNLSIDIPPNVTGTVKSPYSYPFNGRIDYVQQFGEGDYSQFNFGQSEVRLVYKKMTLGVSTENFKWGPSIWNPILMSNNAAGIPHIDIGTAIPIDTKIGKVEGKWYWGAAYESDYFDDNPENDRKYVTGISLGYEPSFAPGLSLGLNRLLYTRWADGDLAARDIFAVFSHNTFKDSLKNDEYDQMISVSIKYRFPEVGFECYIEYAKNDFHSNLTGWFEEFDRGRALNWGVMKLFDLDDKNVLKFGYEFTTLSANQNQILPSNVNPPYYVHSVVPNGYTNQGQIMGAGIGTGSNGSILKIDWYNPKGKLGVIYSRIRFNDDYFVNAYSQQPEPPYPADFEVSAGIDYVRYFNRFSVRPQIMWNYRKNWYYQDDVEVHNFHFGLQIHYLIKNSSISN
- a CDS encoding response regulator, whose protein sequence is MEEVQNPVEDTAVKNKKKYTILYVDDEESNLRIFRMAFKREYNVLTAPGGNEAIEMLREHDIQCLITDQKMPEMTGTELLEKVLPEFPDVIRMILTGFADIEAIVKAVNKCGIYKYITKPWDKGEMKLTIDKALEAYELKSDKVKLIRQLEKANSGLEEKVELRTKELAEVNKRLMDSIKYAMTIQNAMLMSPETIKEGFTDFFILFQPLDVVSGDFYWYADFESDDVNYKFIASVDCTGHGVAGALMSMIGESLLNQIVYEHEITDAGEILDNLNIGIQDILNQSENNMHHGMDASIMIIDEDNQEVYFAGAQQNLLYSDKGKIKTVKGDRISLGGYLDQERNYTTHKVSYTKGETSFFMFSDGFQDQFGGPDNKKFTVARLTESIEAGLDKPMDKQRDLLHKVLTEWKGEEKQTDDILVMGIKI
- a CDS encoding SiaB family protein kinase — its product is MDLLKRYKNIYDTNIILMYKGEVTFDLVTSIIETLDGRITELESDRMIKKKFYGAATECIQNLYHHMDEVADETHQIDTYDSKSGLLLVTARKKFYNIMTGNFIPNTKITTIKSKLDNINALDKDGLKKLYKEILYNGEFSDKGTAGLGFVEIARKTGQKLSYEFHQVNDEYSYFTFQIRVPRELEKKLAEAS
- a CDS encoding tetratricopeptide repeat protein, which produces MNCKSILFRSCSFLFACCITLLCQGCEKRFGNVPVQQMDAKIAPPSESVQVSGKQLSSFDINELIQYLQVHEQAEWKNTSEEELLDWLSQYQKNAELLELVSDFYLDKKDLAKALHYNSMAEDYGANTTEFYKKRASIYAALGRNGLAIDYINKAVMINGNDPDIYLLKGEVYLSLGDSISALKYKLQAFQQDSSRLDIARDLAFLYAYARNYDQSRTLVTLLYDSDYETAEINFLNVELYREEHKNQEANQLLGEMLLTGNMVAGDSLIRHFEQQAMYDSMIFYATQMLAQDSLNVGALKAKAVSFDHKGYYASALQYYQYILAVDSLNEEGLEGVRKVKGKIAYLRKLRERREAIPTFDFASPNTRNE
- a CDS encoding acyl-CoA dehydrogenase, with amino-acid sequence MPEYYSRRNLDFLLKEVFDIETLMKLDIYKNHDLDGVKMILDAAGDLADKELRPYNEEMDRMEPQFEGGKVKVHGQIRKLLKKFGDGGWISANASEATGGQQLPITVSSCAQFIFGAANYSASVYPFLTAGAARLIEEYGSEELKETYVSKLYSGAWQGTMAMTEPDAGSSLSDVTTSAEPLDDEGTVYSIVGQKIFISAGDHDAVGNVVHLMLARIKGAPEGTKGLSLFVVPQKRFKEGDQVVMNDVTTTGLYHKMGYKAAPIVHLSFGEKKRCFGYLLGKPNEGLSYMFQMMNEARIGVGLSAASIGSAAYYASLNYAKERPQGRKPDEKDPTSAQINIIDHADVRRMLFFQKAIVEGSLSLLLQCAHYADMAKGGKEEIKEIYRLTLDLLTPVAKSYPSEMGILSTSAAIQILGGAGYCKDFPLEQYFREMRIHTIHEGTTGIHGVDLLGRKIVMGGGIAFRAFTEEVSKSIKKVKLEVIELSKYGEKLNDALFRLQNITMRLSTIAMKEKKEVFLMDATLYLELFGIVAIGWQWLLQAIPCQIAINENRGDEFYNSKIHTMRYYYEYELPKTEGIIARLNSSDKLLLEIDSKDII